In Pseudomonadota bacterium, one DNA window encodes the following:
- the rpmJ gene encoding 50S ribosomal protein L36 yields MKVRSSVKKICDKCKIIRRRGIVRVICPNPKHKQRQGYK; encoded by the coding sequence ATGAAAGTACGTTCGTCGGTCAAAAAGATATGCGACAAATGCAAGATCATCCGCCGTCGCGGGATCGTCAGGGTGATCTGCCCGAACCCCAAGCACAAGCAGAGGCAGGGATACAAATAA
- the rpsM gene encoding 30S ribosomal protein S13, whose protein sequence is MPRIAGVDIPGKKRSVVALTYIYGIGPTTSRKVLKMAGIEESLRADDLSEAQISKIREVLESGFKVEGDLRREVQGNIKLLKDIGAYRGHRHIRKLPCHGQRTRTNARTAKGRKRIAVAGKKLAPMSK, encoded by the coding sequence ATGCCACGCATAGCAGGTGTAGACATTCCGGGGAAGAAGAGATCGGTCGTAGCCCTCACCTATATCTACGGGATCGGGCCGACCACCTCCAGAAAGGTCCTCAAGATGGCGGGGATCGAAGAGAGCCTGCGCGCCGACGACCTCTCCGAGGCCCAGATATCCAAGATCCGCGAGGTGCTCGAGTCGGGCTTCAAGGTGGAAGGAGACCTGCGCAGGGAGGTGCAGGGCAACATTAAGCTCCTCAAGGACATAGGCGCCTACCGCGGGCACAGGCATATCAGGAAGCTGCCGTGTCACGGGCAGCGCACGCGCACCAACGCCAGGACGGCCAAGGGCCGCAAGCGCATCGCGGTGGCCGGCAAGAAGCTGGCGCCGATGTCGAAGTAA
- the infA gene encoding translation initiation factor IF-1 translates to MPKQEAIQVEGKVLETLPNAMFRVELPNGHKVLAHVSGKMRMHFIKILPGDSVTIELSPYDLSRGRIIYRAK, encoded by the coding sequence ATGCCCAAGCAGGAAGCGATACAGGTCGAGGGGAAGGTGCTGGAGACGCTCCCGAACGCGATGTTCAGGGTGGAGCTGCCGAACGGGCACAAGGTCCTGGCCCACGTCTCGGGAAAGATGAGGATGCACTTCATTAAGATACTGCCCGGCGACAGCGTGACGATAGAGCTGTCGCCGTACGACCTCTCGAGAGGGAGGATCATATACCGCGCGAAGTGA